A stretch of the Marivirga tractuosa DSM 4126 genome encodes the following:
- a CDS encoding alpha/beta fold hydrolase, with amino-acid sequence MGLISSDAYSQAQFDALDYPFEMKEAKLSGNKTMAYADLGDGEPILFIHGLASYAPAWKYNINELSKSYRCIAVDLMGYGKSSKGKYNADLSFHAQFLFELMEQLDIASFHIAGHSMGGQIALKMAIKHPEKVKSLMLMAPAGIETFSEQEKEIFKNSTTAESIAQVSDEQYRINLSLNFYEMDERAEFMYSDRMKIKSDGQFMDYCHVVATGVMGMLNEPVFEQLGEIKQPTLICYGQEDRLIPNTYLHKNSNTELIGKTAEEEIPNSQLEMIPQAGHFVHFDQPNRVNEIMKNFLKNN; translated from the coding sequence ATGGGCTTAATCTCTAGTGATGCTTATAGTCAAGCCCAGTTTGACGCCTTGGACTATCCTTTTGAAATGAAGGAAGCAAAGTTGTCAGGGAATAAGACCATGGCTTATGCGGATTTAGGTGATGGCGAACCCATTTTATTCATTCATGGATTAGCAAGCTATGCTCCTGCTTGGAAATATAATATCAATGAGCTGTCTAAATCCTATAGATGTATTGCTGTTGATTTAATGGGCTATGGGAAATCCTCTAAGGGGAAATATAATGCAGACCTGAGTTTTCATGCTCAATTTCTATTTGAGTTAATGGAACAATTGGACATTGCTTCTTTCCATATTGCAGGACATTCAATGGGAGGACAAATTGCATTGAAAATGGCTATTAAACATCCGGAAAAGGTAAAGTCATTAATGCTAATGGCTCCTGCAGGAATTGAAACTTTCAGCGAACAGGAAAAAGAAATATTTAAAAATTCCACTACAGCCGAAAGCATTGCTCAGGTTTCCGATGAGCAATACCGCATCAATCTTTCATTGAATTTTTATGAAATGGATGAAAGGGCTGAATTTATGTATTCAGACAGGATGAAAATCAAATCTGATGGACAATTCATGGATTATTGCCATGTAGTAGCAACAGGAGTGATGGGCATGTTGAATGAACCCGTATTTGAGCAATTGGGAGAAATCAAACAGCCTACATTGATCTGCTATGGCCAAGAAGATCGGTTAATTCCGAATACCTATTTACATAAAAATTCAAATACCGAATTAATTGGGAAAACAGCAGAAGAAGAAATTCCTAACAGCCAACTGGAAATGATACCTCAAGCCGGTCATTTTGTACATTTTGACCAACCTAATAGAGTAAATGAAATCATGAAAAACTTTTTAAAAAACAATTAA
- a CDS encoding 3-oxoacyl-ACP synthase III family protein codes for MRNAVISGTGSYVPKRLLKNDYFNELLGEDVDTWLRENLTIKQRYWCDDDESTIDLCEQAALKALESAGIRADELDQIIISTDTPEYISPATASVLQYRLGATGAGTFDLNTACAGFVTAIDTASKYIIADEQYQNILVIGAYAMSKYLNKTDKKTVTLFADGAGAVILSAEENTDSGFLNAHQFTQGQYHDWMGIYAGGTGCPVNHNVVESGKHQLQFVKKFPKELNPSMWTEMSQRMAKEAGIDVTAVTKFFMTQININSIYEMLDNLGLEKDKAKYIMHKYGYTGSAAIPMALDESFRNGEIKKGDVIFMIGSGGGLSFAGAAFRL; via the coding sequence ATGAGAAATGCAGTGATAAGCGGAACTGGATCTTATGTCCCGAAAAGGTTATTGAAAAACGACTATTTCAATGAGCTTTTAGGAGAAGATGTAGATACATGGCTCCGTGAAAATTTAACCATCAAACAAAGATATTGGTGCGATGATGATGAATCTACCATTGACTTATGCGAGCAAGCCGCTCTAAAAGCATTGGAAAGTGCAGGAATCAGAGCTGATGAATTAGATCAAATCATTATTTCAACGGATACTCCCGAATATATTTCCCCTGCTACTGCCTCAGTGTTACAATATAGGCTTGGCGCAACCGGTGCAGGCACTTTTGATCTCAATACTGCCTGCGCTGGATTTGTTACCGCCATTGACACCGCATCAAAATACATTATTGCAGATGAACAATATCAAAATATTCTTGTGATTGGCGCCTATGCCATGAGTAAATATTTGAATAAAACAGACAAAAAAACCGTCACTCTTTTTGCGGATGGTGCTGGTGCGGTAATTTTAAGTGCAGAGGAAAATACTGATAGTGGCTTTTTAAATGCACATCAATTTACACAAGGGCAATATCATGACTGGATGGGAATCTATGCAGGAGGAACTGGCTGTCCAGTGAACCATAATGTAGTGGAAAGCGGAAAACATCAACTACAGTTTGTGAAAAAATTTCCCAAAGAACTGAATCCAAGCATGTGGACAGAAATGAGCCAAAGAATGGCAAAAGAAGCTGGCATTGACGTAACAGCAGTCACCAAATTTTTTATGACTCAAATAAATATTAACAGTATTTACGAAATGTTGGATAATTTAGGCTTGGAAAAAGACAAAGCTAAATACATTATGCATAAATATGGCTATACGGGCTCGGCTGCAATTCCAATGGCATTAGATGAATCTTTCCGAAATGGAGAAATTAAAAAAGGGGATGTCATTTTTATGATTGGTTCAGGCGGGGGACTATCCTTTGCCGGAGCCGCATTCAGACTATAA
- a CDS encoding TonB-dependent receptor — MKTIITICMSICLFWANSLFAQQTITGKVLDGDTNDPLPGVNVMIEGTQEGVSTKTNGTFELKTSRTDFTLVFSFIGFETITKSVKGTTDLGTITMKPSLVYLSEQVVVSGTRRAEKITETPATIQVIDSRQINELPSFNAGELLSRVKGVEFVRSGVIGTGVNIRGFNSNFNAKNLQVNDGRFATLVATGLPFGPLSTNIKEDIDRVEVILGPNAALYGPNAHNGLVNTIMKDPRTSEGTTVALGAGNQNMFTGRLRHAQKINDKLAFRVSGEYTRGTEFEYADSVYITRTDNEGNAYRRGYEELELDNDFEFLRGNASMVYEVADNAELVATWGGSSSTYLAPTNVGRNQIKDWRINHYTLKFISDKWFAQAYLTTSKTDSTHSLDDRTKAYYAAIDAGVAEAEARGPMSYQTGALFIDDSRRFNAEIQHNNSIGDLDIVVGSQFQRDMANSHGTYLLDEDENDYITINQIGFYTQLDYKLGNGIKLTGAARGDYHQIYEFNFVPKGGIVKSFDNGAVRLTYSKGIAAPTILNMYGDLFSGLILGNAEGFTLADGSMVEPQRVEQIQTIEVGYKGKPSKKLFVDANAYYNMSKDFLSPVTVVGVTTQRGDTPIEEVQSGYGAYGGLVATYINFGQVDTYGFDLGINYALSNTLSLNFNYSYFDYSVDENNMENDFNNDGVVNKLDVLVNSPNNRAGFGLNYSGSKFFGTVFTRWVEEFDYFSSFQIAAKTQDLTYRGTPIVEDARSTDSWNYGPLGGFVNVDVSLGYRINEKFTVSGQVTNLFDAEIREFTASPFIGRLFNFEFKMNLPPIGSNKQY; from the coding sequence ATGAAAACGATAATTACAATTTGCATGAGTATTTGTCTTTTTTGGGCAAATTCCTTGTTCGCACAACAGACCATCACTGGTAAAGTACTAGATGGAGACACGAACGATCCGTTACCAGGTGTTAATGTCATGATTGAAGGAACACAAGAAGGTGTTTCAACCAAAACGAACGGAACTTTTGAGTTGAAAACCTCAAGAACTGATTTCACATTGGTTTTCAGTTTTATCGGTTTTGAGACCATCACAAAATCAGTCAAAGGAACTACTGATTTAGGAACAATTACTATGAAGCCATCATTGGTATATCTTTCTGAACAAGTAGTAGTTTCAGGCACAAGGCGAGCTGAGAAAATCACAGAGACTCCCGCAACGATTCAGGTAATTGATTCAAGACAAATCAATGAACTCCCTTCTTTCAATGCAGGTGAATTATTATCTAGGGTAAAAGGAGTAGAATTTGTTCGTTCCGGTGTAATTGGAACTGGCGTTAACATCAGGGGTTTTAACAGTAACTTTAATGCCAAAAACCTTCAGGTAAATGATGGTAGATTTGCTACTTTGGTGGCTACGGGATTGCCATTTGGCCCGCTATCAACCAACATAAAAGAAGATATTGATAGAGTAGAAGTAATACTTGGCCCAAATGCAGCACTTTATGGACCTAATGCTCACAATGGCTTGGTAAACACTATTATGAAAGACCCAAGAACTTCTGAAGGTACAACAGTTGCTTTGGGAGCCGGAAATCAAAACATGTTTACAGGGAGGTTGAGACACGCACAAAAAATCAATGATAAATTGGCTTTCAGAGTATCAGGCGAATATACACGAGGAACAGAATTTGAATATGCTGACTCTGTTTATATTACCAGAACTGATAATGAAGGAAACGCTTATAGAAGAGGATATGAAGAATTGGAACTAGATAATGATTTCGAATTTTTAAGAGGTAATGCTTCTATGGTTTATGAAGTGGCTGATAACGCAGAATTAGTAGCAACCTGGGGTGGAAGCAGTAGTACTTACCTAGCACCAACTAACGTGGGAAGAAATCAAATCAAAGATTGGAGAATTAATCACTACACCCTAAAATTTATTTCTGATAAATGGTTTGCTCAAGCTTATTTAACTACTAGTAAAACAGATTCCACTCATTCATTGGATGATAGAACTAAAGCTTACTATGCAGCCATAGATGCGGGTGTAGCAGAAGCTGAAGCAAGAGGTCCAATGTCCTACCAAACTGGTGCTTTATTTATTGATGATTCAAGAAGATTCAATGCCGAAATTCAGCACAACAACAGTATTGGAGATTTGGATATAGTAGTAGGTTCTCAGTTTCAAAGAGATATGGCCAACAGCCATGGCACTTATTTATTAGATGAAGATGAAAATGACTATATCACTATCAATCAAATAGGATTCTATACTCAATTGGATTACAAACTAGGTAACGGCATTAAATTAACAGGAGCCGCCAGAGGGGATTACCACCAGATTTACGAATTCAATTTTGTTCCAAAAGGAGGTATAGTAAAATCATTTGATAATGGAGCAGTAAGATTGACCTACAGCAAAGGAATTGCAGCTCCAACTATCCTCAATATGTATGGTGATTTATTCAGTGGTCTTATTTTAGGAAATGCAGAAGGATTTACTTTAGCAGATGGAAGTATGGTTGAACCACAAAGAGTTGAACAAATCCAAACCATTGAAGTAGGTTACAAAGGAAAACCTAGCAAAAAATTATTTGTGGATGCTAATGCATATTACAATATGTCCAAAGATTTCTTGAGTCCAGTGACAGTCGTTGGAGTGACCACTCAAAGAGGTGACACGCCTATTGAAGAAGTACAATCAGGTTATGGTGCTTATGGCGGATTGGTTGCTACCTACATCAATTTCGGTCAAGTAGACACCTATGGCTTCGATTTAGGAATTAACTATGCTTTATCAAATACTTTAAGTTTGAATTTTAATTACTCCTACTTCGATTATTCTGTTGATGAAAATAATATGGAAAATGATTTTAATAATGACGGAGTAGTCAACAAACTTGATGTATTGGTCAATTCACCTAATAATAGAGCTGGTTTTGGTCTAAACTATTCTGGAAGTAAATTCTTCGGGACTGTATTTACACGGTGGGTAGAAGAGTTTGATTATTTCTCTAGTTTCCAAATTGCAGCTAAAACACAGGATTTAACTTACCGAGGTACTCCGATCGTGGAAGATGCAAGAAGTACTGATTCATGGAATTATGGGCCATTGGGTGGATTTGTGAACGTTGATGTGAGTTTAGGTTATAGAATAAATGAGAAATTCACTGTATCAGGTCAGGTGACCAATTTATTTGATGCAGAAATCAGAGAGTTCACAGCCTCCCCTTTCATTGGGAGATTATTCAATTTTGAATTTAAAATGAACTTACCTCCTATTGGTAGTAATAAACAATATTAA
- a CDS encoding DUF547 domain-containing protein yields the protein MKRFSLTLFSFYLVFFSFSSLGQSKINKEPNEFVRLSMNLISAVKNSGDYQKYVNEYKALPLKELAESLDTDQKIKAFWINTYNAYVQIILTDDPSLFDDRGAFFKADQVNVGGELLSLDFIEHGIIRGSKVKLSMGFLNDPFASKLEKQFRVDDADGRIHFALNCGATSCPYVAVYSAYELDKELDQITRQFLKRTTDYNKSEDEVYVTTLFSWFKGDFSDGGGVIGFLKKYDCIPEDADPKVNYKDYDWTLDLGNFIELQ from the coding sequence ATGAAAAGATTTAGCCTTACTCTATTTAGTTTTTATTTAGTCTTTTTCTCCTTTTCAAGTCTGGGACAAAGTAAAATCAATAAAGAACCCAATGAGTTCGTGAGATTGAGCATGAATTTAATATCAGCAGTTAAAAACAGTGGAGATTATCAAAAATATGTTAATGAATACAAAGCATTACCTTTAAAAGAGTTGGCAGAGTCTCTAGATACGGATCAAAAGATCAAGGCATTCTGGATTAATACTTACAATGCCTATGTACAAATCATTTTAACTGATGACCCTTCACTTTTTGATGATAGGGGTGCTTTCTTCAAAGCAGATCAGGTCAATGTAGGAGGAGAGCTGTTAAGCTTGGATTTTATTGAGCATGGAATAATCCGTGGTTCAAAGGTTAAGTTATCAATGGGCTTTCTAAATGATCCTTTTGCTAGCAAATTGGAGAAGCAATTTAGAGTAGATGATGCCGATGGTAGAATACATTTTGCTTTGAATTGTGGTGCCACTTCTTGTCCTTATGTGGCAGTTTATAGTGCCTATGAATTAGACAAAGAGCTAGATCAAATTACCCGACAGTTTTTAAAAAGAACTACTGATTATAATAAGAGTGAAGATGAGGTATATGTTACCACACTTTTCAGTTGGTTTAAAGGTGATTTCTCCGATGGAGGAGGAGTAATCGGTTTCCTAAAGAAATATGACTGTATACCTGAAGATGCTGATCCAAAAGTGAATTATAAAGATTACGATTGGACATTGGATTTAGGTAATTTCATAGAGCTTCAATAG
- a CDS encoding sodium/pantothenate symporter, whose product MIPVATATVILLSVYAIAVIYLVFKGFRQTQDMSDYAVGSVSFSPAFVGLSLAASMTSAATFIINPGLIGTYGISGFISYGLALPIAAVFSLILLTKGFRKFGSKVSALTMAQWMGNRYQSKGLSLFFAFLSLLLITFIVLICVGISQVLSKALDVDAVWVLTGVVVFIFGYMMFGGANSMVYTNAIQAISMLIVAIVLIGSGYEYLEEGINGFMEKLNTIDPLLTKPLNPESPIFRDYFEIIFCQMVVGIAIVCQPHILTKSLLLKKESDVNRYLIVGSIVQFLFFLVVIAGLYARIEFPNLMADGSPIAPDGLISTYVVSKFPVYISIVIIFGLISAGMSTLEGLIQSLSTTITSDILLKISPMSIRETLTRPKTGMLVNKLVIILLAVVSFIFSYQQLINPNMSVAIFAQNGVYAYFSCAFIPVLFGMFLQRTNPKAVYLAAFTALIVYFSIYYGGLTPYMKGDVKNPAISSAIAIISSTAIGLIFYFVLPKQAKNEM is encoded by the coding sequence ATGATTCCTGTAGCAACGGCAACGGTCATTTTGTTATCAGTCTATGCTATCGCGGTTATTTATTTGGTTTTTAAAGGCTTTAGGCAAACCCAAGACATGAGTGATTATGCTGTAGGTAGCGTATCCTTTTCACCTGCTTTTGTGGGATTATCCTTAGCTGCCTCTATGACTAGTGCCGCTACTTTTATTATCAATCCAGGTTTGATAGGAACTTATGGTATTAGTGGATTTATCTCCTATGGGTTAGCATTACCCATTGCGGCTGTCTTTTCGCTTATTTTATTAACCAAAGGATTTCGAAAATTCGGTAGTAAAGTATCCGCACTCACCATGGCACAATGGATGGGAAACCGCTATCAAAGCAAAGGTCTTTCTTTATTTTTTGCTTTCCTTTCTTTGCTTCTCATCACTTTTATAGTTCTGATTTGCGTGGGCATTAGTCAGGTGCTATCCAAAGCTTTGGATGTGGATGCTGTATGGGTATTAACGGGCGTAGTGGTCTTTATTTTTGGCTATATGATGTTTGGCGGTGCCAATTCCATGGTTTACACCAATGCTATTCAAGCCATTTCCATGTTGATAGTAGCCATTGTTTTAATTGGTTCCGGTTATGAATATTTGGAAGAAGGTATCAATGGTTTTATGGAAAAGCTGAATACTATTGATCCATTGCTGACCAAGCCACTCAATCCCGAAAGTCCCATTTTCAGAGATTATTTTGAAATTATCTTTTGCCAGATGGTGGTAGGTATTGCCATTGTTTGCCAGCCTCACATCCTGACTAAATCTTTACTTTTGAAAAAGGAAAGTGATGTAAACAGATATTTGATTGTAGGTTCAATCGTTCAATTTCTATTTTTCCTGGTAGTGATTGCTGGTCTATACGCAAGAATTGAGTTCCCTAACCTCATGGCTGATGGAAGCCCAATAGCGCCTGATGGACTCATTTCTACTTATGTAGTCAGTAAATTTCCAGTCTATATCAGTATTGTGATAATTTTCGGGTTGATTTCTGCCGGCATGTCCACTTTGGAAGGTTTAATCCAAAGTTTGAGCACTACCATCACTTCTGATATATTATTGAAAATAAGTCCGATGAGCATAAGGGAAACACTAACTAGACCTAAAACCGGAATGTTGGTGAATAAATTAGTGATTATTCTATTGGCAGTGGTCTCCTTTATATTTTCTTATCAGCAATTGATTAATCCGAATATGAGCGTGGCTATATTTGCTCAAAATGGAGTTTATGCTTATTTCTCTTGTGCATTTATACCCGTTTTATTCGGAATGTTTTTACAAAGGACAAATCCAAAAGCAGTTTATTTGGCTGCTTTCACTGCCTTGATTGTGTATTTTAGCATATATTACGGAGGTTTAACCCCATACATGAAAGGCGATGTAAAAAATCCGGCCATATCTTCTGCTATTGCCATTATCAGTTCAACAGCTATCGGATTAATTTTTTATTTTGTATTACCAAAACAAGCAAAAAATGAAATGTGA
- the fabG gene encoding 3-oxoacyl-ACP reductase FabG: protein MERLKDKVAVITGGANGIGKATAQKFITEGAQVAIWDIVKEKGEETAKELGNNTKFYQVDTTSFDQVEKAAQQTHQDFGKIDILINNAGITQDATLAKMSIEQWQKVLDVNLNGVFYCTKAISPFMVEQAYGRIVNASSVVGIYGNFGQTNYVATKAGVIGMTKTWARELGRKGITVNAIAPGFIATEMVKSIPEKVINMLEGKTPLGRLGQPEEIANAYAFLASDEASFISGATLSVDGAVTI, encoded by the coding sequence ATGGAAAGACTAAAAGATAAAGTAGCGGTAATTACTGGTGGTGCCAATGGCATTGGAAAAGCTACTGCTCAAAAATTTATAACTGAAGGTGCTCAAGTTGCCATTTGGGACATCGTAAAAGAAAAAGGCGAAGAGACTGCTAAAGAGCTTGGCAATAATACCAAATTCTATCAGGTAGATACTACCTCTTTTGACCAAGTGGAAAAAGCCGCTCAGCAAACTCATCAAGATTTCGGGAAGATAGATATCTTGATTAACAATGCGGGTATTACCCAAGATGCAACTTTAGCCAAAATGAGTATCGAGCAATGGCAAAAAGTATTGGATGTAAATCTAAACGGAGTTTTCTACTGCACCAAAGCCATCTCTCCTTTTATGGTGGAGCAAGCTTACGGTCGCATTGTCAATGCTTCCTCCGTGGTGGGAATCTATGGTAATTTTGGACAAACTAATTACGTTGCCACCAAAGCCGGGGTAATCGGCATGACCAAAACCTGGGCCAGAGAATTGGGCAGAAAAGGCATTACAGTAAATGCCATCGCCCCAGGCTTTATAGCTACCGAAATGGTCAAAAGCATACCGGAAAAAGTGATCAATATGTTGGAAGGGAAAACGCCTTTGGGCAGATTGGGCCAACCAGAAGAAATTGCTAATGCCTATGCATTTTTAGCATCTGATGAGGCATCTTTCATTAGTGGCGCCACGCTCAGTGTTGACGGGGCAGTTACCATCTAA
- a CDS encoding AMP-binding protein — translation MKCDWFEKWSTYSPNKLAVKNIESGLGYDYKSLNHGANAVANIFEKEYNLTKGDRLLVLADFDAEYVALLGVAQKMGIILVPINYRLSASEIAFLVQNSEPSLIIVAEEYRSLLNEVPKLLQEKVIAFSQYENWLTSASKEQTAEYTSKPLEETHPAFILYTSGTTGQPKGAIYTHGMMLWNSINTAIRLKISSDDIYLNVMPPFHTGGWNVLTAPILHFGGTLIMMPKFDSEKVLEALEKEEISISMLVPTMVRMLSESENFKQTDFSQLRYMIVGGEALPIPLIEQWNEQGVPIRQGYGLTECGPNITSLEAEDAIRKRGSIGFPNFYVDTKLMDENGVEAGPTEKGELWIKGPIVTPGYWKNPKETEKAIVDGWFKTGDILKKDEEGYLYVVDRIKNMYISGGENVYPAEVEKCILKHPEIKEVCVIGVPHEKWGEVGKAFVVFKNGRKEVSDITAYCIKHLAKYKVPKHFEVIEELPKNDTGKINRKLLS, via the coding sequence ATGAAATGTGATTGGTTTGAAAAATGGAGTACTTACAGCCCCAATAAACTAGCGGTTAAAAATATTGAGAGTGGACTGGGGTATGATTATAAATCTCTTAATCATGGGGCCAATGCAGTAGCTAATATATTTGAAAAAGAATATAATTTGACCAAAGGAGACCGATTATTGGTTCTTGCCGATTTCGATGCTGAATATGTGGCCTTGCTGGGTGTAGCCCAAAAAATGGGGATTATTTTAGTTCCGATTAATTATAGATTAAGTGCAAGTGAAATAGCTTTTTTGGTTCAAAATTCAGAACCAAGCCTCATTATTGTAGCCGAAGAATACAGAAGTTTATTAAATGAGGTTCCAAAATTATTGCAAGAAAAAGTAATTGCCTTTTCCCAATATGAAAACTGGCTAACTTCTGCATCAAAAGAGCAAACGGCTGAATATACGTCAAAACCTTTAGAGGAAACACATCCTGCATTTATTCTATATACTTCCGGCACAACTGGGCAACCAAAAGGTGCCATTTATACTCATGGCATGATGTTGTGGAACAGTATCAATACGGCTATCAGATTGAAAATCAGCTCAGATGATATATATTTAAATGTCATGCCTCCATTTCACACTGGTGGATGGAATGTGCTCACTGCCCCTATTTTACATTTTGGAGGTACACTGATTATGATGCCAAAATTTGATTCTGAAAAAGTATTAGAGGCATTAGAAAAAGAGGAAATCAGCATCAGTATGCTAGTTCCCACTATGGTGAGAATGTTAAGTGAAAGCGAAAATTTTAAACAGACTGACTTTAGCCAGTTGCGCTATATGATAGTGGGCGGTGAGGCTTTACCCATTCCATTAATCGAACAGTGGAACGAACAAGGCGTGCCTATTCGACAAGGATATGGATTAACAGAATGTGGTCCCAACATCACCTCTCTGGAAGCAGAAGATGCCATCAGAAAAAGAGGATCTATTGGTTTCCCTAACTTTTATGTGGACACAAAACTAATGGATGAAAACGGAGTGGAAGCAGGTCCGACTGAAAAAGGTGAACTTTGGATAAAAGGCCCGATTGTTACGCCAGGCTATTGGAAAAACCCTAAAGAAACTGAAAAAGCCATAGTGGATGGCTGGTTTAAAACAGGCGACATCTTAAAAAAAGATGAGGAGGGCTATTTGTACGTGGTGGACAGAATTAAAAATATGTATATCTCAGGTGGAGAAAACGTATATCCGGCCGAAGTGGAGAAATGCATTTTAAAACATCCTGAAATTAAGGAGGTCTGCGTAATTGGAGTGCCACATGAAAAATGGGGTGAAGTAGGAAAGGCCTTTGTGGTATTTAAAAATGGAAGAAAAGAAGTATCCGATATTACCGCCTATTGTATTAAGCATTTAGCTAAATATAAAGTACCGAAGCATTTCGAGGTGATAGAGGAGTTGCCTAAAAACGATACGGGGAAGATTAATCGGAAATTGCTAAGTTAG
- a CDS encoding glycosyltransferase, translating into MPETQNNKITVIIPTLNEADNIGKLIQYLKQCGQEHLAEIIVCDAGSEDATVSIVKENEAQIIQCKQASRAHQMNEGAKMATGDILYFVHADAKPPKSFATDLVRYINKGLDFGCYRFKFDSKHPFLAVNSFLYPFQGALV; encoded by the coding sequence ATGCCCGAAACCCAGAATAATAAAATAACTGTCATTATTCCGACATTAAACGAAGCGGATAATATTGGTAAATTAATCCAGTATTTGAAGCAATGTGGACAAGAACACCTAGCTGAAATAATTGTTTGTGATGCCGGAAGTGAAGATGCTACGGTTTCAATTGTTAAAGAAAATGAAGCGCAAATCATTCAATGCAAGCAAGCCAGTAGGGCCCACCAAATGAATGAAGGAGCAAAAATGGCTACCGGAGATATTTTGTATTTTGTGCATGCAGACGCAAAGCCACCAAAATCTTTTGCAACTGATTTAGTCAGATACATCAATAAAGGGCTTGATTTTGGTTGTTATAGATTCAAATTTGATTCAAAACACCCATTCTTGGCAGTTAATTCTTTTTTGTACCCGTTTCAAGGTGCTTTGGTGTAG